In Thermoproteales archaeon, the following are encoded in one genomic region:
- a CDS encoding (Fe-S)-binding protein yields MEELSKCNRCGICDAYCPTYRASGRAEFSPSARIEAASKIFSGEAKKEHLVPVYSCTLCGMCTRICPKGVDIPKLMELCRIALYESGLAPLPQHHEIIDSILRYGNSVKKPKETRWSWLPAEYEFLFEKKSPLLLFIGCLPSYLTKEIATSTVELLSKIGVEFRLCREEECCGAPLLNYGDQAGAREIIEANKQLFEKEGIEELLVVCPGCYKTFEREYKGFEVKHVVHLLYDLYEKGELELEKLDLEYTYHDPCHLGREYGLYDEPRALLEASGRLIEMEESRDKAFCCGADAGVRPAFKNLSISMATERLRQARDKAEVLVTSCPFCLFNLNYTNLKLGLGLRIAYLTEILLEALKSSHSRA; encoded by the coding sequence TTGGAGGAGCTATCTAAATGTAATAGATGCGGAATATGCGATGCCTACTGTCCCACTTATAGAGCTAGCGGAAGAGCAGAGTTCAGTCCCAGCGCTAGAATAGAGGCAGCATCGAAGATATTCTCTGGAGAAGCGAAAAAAGAGCATTTAGTCCCTGTGTACTCGTGTACTCTATGCGGGATGTGTACTAGAATATGCCCTAAAGGAGTGGATATTCCAAAATTGATGGAGTTGTGTAGGATAGCGCTTTACGAGAGCGGACTAGCGCCTCTCCCTCAACACCACGAGATCATAGACTCCATACTCCGGTACGGGAATTCCGTGAAGAAGCCGAAAGAGACCAGATGGTCTTGGCTTCCTGCAGAGTACGAATTCCTGTTCGAGAAGAAATCGCCTCTCTTGTTGTTCATCGGCTGTCTCCCGTCTTACTTGACAAAGGAGATCGCGACCTCTACGGTAGAGCTACTATCGAAGATTGGAGTAGAGTTTAGATTATGTAGAGAAGAGGAGTGCTGCGGCGCTCCCCTATTGAACTATGGAGATCAAGCAGGTGCGAGAGAGATAATCGAGGCAAACAAGCAGTTATTTGAGAAAGAAGGCATTGAGGAACTGCTAGTAGTCTGTCCCGGCTGCTACAAGACATTCGAACGAGAATATAAAGGATTTGAAGTTAAACACGTAGTCCACCTGCTATACGATCTATATGAAAAGGGAGAGCTTGAGCTCGAAAAACTAGACCTCGAGTACACATACCACGATCCATGCCACCTAGGCAGAGAATACGGACTATACGACGAGCCTAGAGCTCTCTTAGAGGCCTCCGGAAGATTGATTGAAATGGAAGAAAGCAGAGATAAAGCTTTTTGTTGTGGCGCAGATGCTGGAGTTAGACCAGCGTTTAAAAATCTCTCGATCTCTATGGCTACAGAGAGATTAAGACAGGCCAGGGATAAGGCCGAGGTCCTAGTCACCTCATGTCCCTTCTGTCTCTTCAATCTAAACTACACGAATCTAAAGCTTGGCCTAGGACTTAGGATCGCATACCTGACCGAGATACTACTAGAGGCTCTGAAATCCTCCCATAGCCGCGCATAG
- a CDS encoding PaREP1 family protein → MADVIVIKGVAARRLKEEAERLDLSLDEYLLNLLTQNLDPRDRAKEYVEASEELLAEARKELEKGNVRQATEKVWGSADLAVKAYASWKDGKRLTSHKELWEYKRKLEEELGEWVYDAWMAANGIHTCFYDDWCTEKDVKEALTRVKKLVEEIKQRVLQTS, encoded by the coding sequence ATGGCTGATGTAATCGTAATTAAAGGCGTCGCTGCAAGAAGGCTTAAGGAAGAAGCCGAGAGGCTTGACCTGAGCCTAGATGAGTACCTGTTGAACCTGCTGACCCAGAACTTAGATCCAAGGGATAGGGCTAAGGAGTACGTAGAAGCTTCAGAAGAACTATTAGCTGAAGCTAGGAAAGAGCTTGAGAAAGGCAATGTCAGGCAAGCCACCGAGAAAGTTTGGGGCTCTGCAGACCTAGCAGTTAAGGCATACGCGTCTTGGAAAGATGGTAAGCGACTCACAAGCCATAAAGAGCTCTGGGAGTACAAGAGGAAGCTAGAGGAGGAGCTGGGAGAATGGGTTTACGATGCATGGATGGCCGCCAATGGTATTCACACATGCTTCTACGATGATTGGTGTACCGAGAAGGACGTGAAAGAAGCGCTAACCAGAGTAAAGAAGCTAGTAGAAGAAATCAAACAAAGAGTTTTACAAACCAGCTAG
- a CDS encoding PadR family transcriptional regulator has product MVDEVVCQNRCSFLKLLLLAILINEGELHGYALYKRILNITQMRWKPSIGTIYRLLNEMTEGELILKSVKKRKHGYTITSKGLEYFANNSKIPITRVTGMLATILEAYFKITKEKPEMIAEDIKGRLKILKEVLEKHSKLI; this is encoded by the coding sequence GTGGTGGATGAAGTAGTGTGCCAAAACCGGTGTTCTTTCCTAAAGCTGTTATTACTCGCCATACTCATCAATGAAGGAGAACTACATGGATACGCTCTCTATAAGCGAATACTTAACATCACCCAAATGCGGTGGAAGCCCTCAATAGGAACAATCTACCGTCTTCTCAATGAAATGACAGAGGGAGAGCTCATATTGAAAAGTGTTAAAAAGAGAAAACACGGCTACACAATAACCAGCAAAGGCTTAGAATACTTTGCCAATAACTCGAAAATCCCAATAACAAGAGTAACGGGAATGCTAGCCACAATACTTGAAGCCTACTTCAAAATAACCAAGGAAAAACCTGAGATGATAGCTGAAGACATTAAAGGGAGATTAAAAATCTTAAAGGAGGTCCTAGAAAAACACTCTAAATTAATATAG
- a CDS encoding nitroreductase family protein has protein sequence MDKIILKLASQRKSTRRYKSDKVDLSKILYAIRAALQAPSGANQQPWRFIIVEDSDVKAKIRKICENKEREFYARVKGELKEWLLRRGFTWKKPFLTEAPYIIAVFAELGKPYAVQSTWLAIGYLLLALEEEGLASLTYTPPSSREISEILEIPKGFQLQTLIPVGMPREDKKKKPRKELYEVTFCNKWGNPLNIGNSFSRSE, from the coding sequence ATGGATAAGATAATTTTGAAACTTGCATCGCAGAGAAAATCTACTAGACGATATAAAAGCGATAAGGTTGATTTATCAAAAATATTATATGCTATAAGGGCAGCTCTTCAAGCGCCTTCTGGAGCAAATCAGCAGCCTTGGAGATTTATAATAGTTGAGGACTCTGATGTTAAGGCTAAGATAAGGAAGATATGCGAAAACAAGGAAAGAGAATTTTACGCACGAGTAAAGGGAGAATTAAAGGAGTGGCTTCTCCGTAGAGGTTTTACATGGAAAAAACCTTTTCTAACAGAAGCTCCATACATTATAGCTGTGTTCGCTGAGCTAGGCAAGCCATACGCTGTACAGAGCACATGGTTAGCAATCGGATATCTTCTACTGGCGCTTGAAGAAGAAGGGTTAGCCTCGCTGACATATACTCCGCCAAGTTCTAGAGAAATTTCGGAAATTCTCGAAATTCCGAAGGGTTTTCAGCTACAAACTCTAATACCTGTAGGCATGCCTAGAGAGGATAAAAAGAAAAAACCCAGGAAAGAACTGTACGAAGTTACTTTCTGTAATAAGTGGGGTAATCCGCTTAATATCGGTAATTCATTTTCGCGTAGTGAGTAA
- a CDS encoding MATE family efflux transporter has protein sequence MVGVSMGFSARKYRERIVKGPIVRTMLWLGLPLIVVQLIQISYNVADAFWLSMYSDVALAVPRQAWPPFLFFSAISMALSSSNLALISQYIGAKEIDRASEVASKFFTVSVVMGLLFGGTYLALRPLIFTYVVKVPAEIYDQVVAFAGVVALVMTLSYVVTAYSTILQSIGDTKRPALVNAFYLLINIVLDPLFIFGIGPFPKLGAVGAAVTDLIGNVFSVVTLALIVKKALPDLKVWFTKNIGLDWIVLNLKIGLPILVLVLSNSTAKMLQLRLINIFGVVAATAYSLGFIAMDLSDATLRGLSRATAIMVGQNLGAKLSKRAREIALKASTLIFTATLIGAFTLYIFRDLFISIFIQEPAIYAEAKTFLEVLLWSLPFFGIMLIALFVGRGSGHTLPPTLIGIARLWGFWVGLGYMLALFMGYGSTGIWIAMALGNVATGLIALAWLKYGNWTRPVIGMRKTRIQALKNKRSSPQAH, from the coding sequence ATGGTTGGAGTGAGCATGGGGTTTTCGGCGAGGAAGTATAGGGAAAGAATCGTTAAAGGTCCTATAGTGAGGACTATGCTTTGGCTGGGTTTGCCGCTGATAGTTGTTCAGCTTATTCAGATATCTTACAACGTGGCGGATGCTTTTTGGCTAAGCATGTATAGTGATGTCGCGCTCGCTGTGCCGAGGCAGGCGTGGCCTCCCTTTCTCTTTTTCAGCGCTATTTCGATGGCGTTATCTTCTTCTAACCTAGCCTTGATATCTCAGTATATTGGTGCTAAAGAAATTGATAGAGCTAGCGAGGTTGCGTCAAAATTTTTCACAGTTTCTGTTGTTATGGGATTGCTATTTGGTGGGACTTATCTTGCCCTTAGACCACTCATATTCACTTATGTAGTTAAAGTCCCAGCAGAGATTTATGACCAAGTCGTCGCTTTCGCTGGCGTTGTAGCCTTGGTCATGACACTCTCCTACGTGGTGACCGCGTATTCCACCATACTTCAAAGCATTGGAGATACTAAGAGACCCGCGCTTGTGAACGCTTTCTACCTCTTGATTAACATTGTTTTGGATCCATTATTTATTTTTGGAATAGGACCTTTTCCGAAACTGGGAGCTGTCGGAGCAGCTGTGACGGATTTGATAGGCAATGTTTTTAGCGTAGTTACACTAGCTCTAATTGTCAAGAAAGCTCTTCCAGATTTAAAAGTCTGGTTTACCAAGAACATAGGCTTGGATTGGATTGTATTAAATTTGAAGATAGGCTTGCCCATTCTAGTGCTGGTACTGTCTAATAGTACGGCTAAAATGCTACAGCTTCGCCTCATAAATATTTTCGGAGTAGTAGCAGCGACAGCTTACTCTCTCGGATTCATAGCTATGGATCTCTCTGATGCAACTCTAAGAGGCTTATCTAGAGCTACAGCAATAATGGTTGGCCAGAACCTGGGAGCTAAGCTGTCTAAGAGAGCTCGTGAAATAGCTTTAAAAGCTTCAACACTAATATTTACAGCAACTCTAATAGGAGCTTTCACATTGTATATTTTCAGAGACTTATTCATAAGCATCTTTATTCAGGAACCTGCGATATACGCTGAGGCTAAAACGTTTCTCGAAGTGCTTTTGTGGAGTCTGCCTTTCTTTGGAATAATGCTTATAGCATTATTCGTTGGAAGAGGTTCAGGTCACACTCTCCCACCAACACTTATAGGAATAGCTAGACTGTGGGGATTCTGGGTTGGGCTCGGCTACATGTTAGCCCTTTTCATGGGATACGGCTCAACGGGCATCTGGATTGCCATGGCTCTAGGAAATGTTGCTACAGGGTTAATAGCTCTTGCATGGCTAAAATATGGCAACTGGACCCGCCCAGTAATAGGCATGCGCAAAACGCGCATACAAGCGCTTAAAAATAAGAGATCATCTCCACAAGCACACTAA